One genomic segment of Natrialbaceae archaeon AArc-T1-2 includes these proteins:
- a CDS encoding SIMPL domain-containing protein, with translation MRRRRLLLASATAAAGAFAGCLGSADEGTPANRDESDSRTIAVDESGTVETEPDLAVVGVAVEATGDDADAVRDELATRSEELEDALLAFGIDDDDITTTRYDISERSRPPRPEPSPDDVETDDGPRYEGVYAFRVEFADVDEVGALIDAAVDGGADDVGRIEFTLSEERRETLREQALEEALADARSEADVIAVELDADVIEAKRVDATGGRFRATYAEADVAADDTADTPETELHPDDVTVSASVTVEYTIA, from the coding sequence ATGAGACGACGACGGCTTCTCCTCGCAAGCGCCACCGCAGCGGCGGGTGCGTTCGCGGGCTGTCTCGGAAGCGCAGACGAAGGAACCCCCGCCAATCGCGACGAGAGCGACTCGCGAACGATCGCGGTCGACGAGTCCGGCACGGTCGAGACTGAACCCGATCTCGCGGTCGTCGGCGTCGCCGTCGAAGCGACCGGCGACGACGCGGACGCGGTCCGGGACGAACTCGCGACCCGATCCGAGGAACTCGAGGACGCCCTGCTCGCGTTCGGGATCGACGACGACGATATCACGACGACACGGTACGACATTAGCGAACGCTCCCGCCCACCCCGTCCCGAGCCGTCCCCCGACGACGTCGAGACCGACGACGGGCCGCGCTACGAGGGCGTCTACGCGTTCCGCGTCGAATTCGCCGACGTCGACGAAGTCGGCGCGCTGATCGACGCCGCGGTCGACGGCGGTGCAGACGATGTCGGGCGGATCGAATTTACTCTCTCCGAGGAGAGACGCGAGACGTTGCGCGAGCAAGCCCTCGAGGAGGCCCTCGCGGACGCCCGGTCGGAGGCCGACGTAATCGCGGTCGAACTCGATGCCGACGTGATTGAGGCGAAACGGGTCGACGCCACGGGGGGACGGTTCCGTGCAACGTACGCCGAAGCAGACGTTGCGGCTGACGACACAGCAGATACTCCCGAGACGGAGCTACACCCCGACGACGTGACGGTCAGCGCGAGCGTCACGGTCGAGTATACGATCGCGTGA
- a CDS encoding FAD-dependent oxidoreductase → MHDEFTRGSGSLPGEATSPWLATTADAGYDALEGDLAVDVAVVGAGIAGLSTAAVLDERGASVAVLERDRIATGITGKTTAKVTSQHGLIYDHVRREFGRKRARQYAEVNEAAIETVADRIDDLEVDCGFRRAPAYVYGDDRDAIEREVDAAQGAGLPASFVTSVPPFDRATCAVRFEDQACFHPRKYLLALADALSESGVELYEHTRVTDVDPGSPCRLETPDGMVTADHVVLATGFPVLDRAGYFARLHPKRSYVLGLRTDADPPSGMYYDASEPYRSVRTHRDADGTLVLVGGENHKTGQGGSAVERYRRLERWARDRFPVESIDYRWSTQDYVPADKVPLIGRAGPTASNVYVATGFRGWGMTSGVAAGRLLADAIDGVDRPALDLYDPLRFTPKTSVADTVTENADAASQFATDWARTLLSPDRESIGRGEGRVIRERSKPIAAARDDDGDLHTVSAVCTHMYCLLEWNDAEASWDCPCHGSRFSPDGEVLEGPATDDLTDVDPGLE, encoded by the coding sequence ATGCACGACGAGTTTACCCGCGGCTCCGGCAGCCTCCCCGGCGAGGCGACCTCGCCGTGGCTCGCGACGACCGCCGACGCGGGATACGATGCCCTCGAGGGCGATCTCGCGGTCGACGTCGCCGTCGTCGGCGCGGGAATTGCGGGGCTCTCGACTGCAGCGGTCCTCGACGAGCGGGGGGCGTCGGTCGCCGTCCTCGAGCGCGACCGGATCGCGACGGGAATCACGGGCAAGACGACCGCGAAGGTGACGAGCCAACACGGGCTGATCTACGACCACGTTCGTCGTGAGTTCGGCCGAAAGCGAGCCCGTCAGTACGCCGAAGTGAACGAGGCGGCGATCGAGACGGTCGCCGACAGAATCGACGACCTCGAGGTCGACTGCGGGTTCCGTCGAGCACCGGCGTACGTCTACGGCGACGACCGCGACGCGATCGAACGCGAAGTCGACGCCGCCCAGGGTGCCGGCCTGCCCGCGTCCTTCGTCACCTCGGTGCCGCCGTTCGACCGAGCTACGTGTGCGGTCCGGTTCGAGGACCAGGCCTGTTTTCACCCGCGAAAGTACCTCCTCGCACTCGCCGACGCGCTGTCGGAGTCGGGCGTCGAACTCTACGAACACACCCGCGTCACCGACGTCGACCCCGGCTCTCCGTGTCGTCTCGAGACACCCGATGGGATGGTGACGGCCGACCACGTCGTCCTCGCGACCGGCTTTCCCGTCCTCGACCGGGCGGGGTACTTCGCCCGGCTGCACCCGAAACGGTCCTACGTCCTCGGGCTCCGGACCGACGCCGATCCGCCGAGCGGGATGTACTACGACGCCAGCGAGCCCTACCGGTCCGTCCGTACTCACCGCGACGCGGACGGCACGCTCGTGCTCGTCGGCGGCGAGAACCACAAGACCGGCCAGGGCGGTTCGGCGGTCGAGCGGTACCGTCGCCTCGAGCGCTGGGCACGCGATCGGTTCCCGGTCGAATCGATCGACTACCGCTGGTCGACCCAGGACTACGTGCCGGCCGACAAGGTCCCCCTGATCGGCCGGGCCGGTCCGACCGCGTCGAACGTCTACGTCGCGACCGGCTTTCGCGGCTGGGGGATGACAAGCGGCGTGGCGGCCGGCCGGCTGCTCGCCGACGCGATCGACGGCGTCGACCGTCCGGCGCTCGACCTGTACGATCCGCTCAGGTTCACCCCGAAGACCTCCGTCGCCGATACGGTCACCGAAAACGCCGACGCGGCGAGCCAGTTCGCCACCGACTGGGCCCGGACCCTCCTCTCTCCCGACCGCGAGTCGATCGGCCGCGGCGAGGGACGAGTGATTCGCGAACGCTCGAAGCCGATCGCGGCTGCCCGCGACGACGACGGCGACCTCCACACCGTCTCCGCCGTCTGTACGCACATGTACTGTCTGCTCGAGTGGAACGACGCCGAAGCGAGCTGGGACTGTCCCTGCCACGGCTCGCGGTTTTCCCCCGACGGCGAGGTGCTCGAGGGACCGGCGACCGACGATCTCACGGACGTCGACCCCGGTCTCGAGTGA
- a CDS encoding glycerophosphodiester phosphodiesterase — translation MDEPAVIAHRGFAGVAPENTVAAAKFAAECEATALEIDVQPAACGTPVVVHDARLDGRRDGRALTDAAGLVWETPLEDVRAADVLDSGETVPTLAALFAAVPETMAINVELKNPGTKDLRVGESLPEDERSRRRDLWEPFVERVVDDCDDFGGEILFSSFCEGALAALRDVSPEYATAALVWDSLEDGIAIARRYDCEAIHPPRNAIAGTATVDERYGGYPASEPSVDVLEVAHEEGRTVNVWTVETWVQFDELRRVGVDGIIADYPGLGKSADRGENRSHR, via the coding sequence ATGGACGAGCCTGCCGTCATCGCCCACCGGGGTTTCGCCGGGGTCGCCCCCGAAAACACCGTCGCCGCCGCCAAGTTCGCCGCCGAGTGCGAGGCGACGGCGCTCGAGATCGACGTCCAGCCCGCCGCCTGCGGGACGCCCGTGGTCGTTCACGACGCCCGACTCGACGGCCGCCGCGACGGGCGAGCGCTCACCGACGCTGCAGGGCTGGTGTGGGAGACGCCCCTCGAGGACGTCCGTGCCGCCGACGTCCTCGACAGCGGCGAGACGGTGCCGACGCTCGCGGCGTTATTTGCTGCCGTCCCCGAAACGATGGCCATCAACGTCGAGCTGAAGAACCCGGGGACGAAAGACTTGCGAGTCGGCGAGTCGCTCCCCGAGGACGAACGGAGTCGTCGACGCGATCTGTGGGAACCGTTCGTCGAGCGCGTCGTCGACGACTGCGACGATTTCGGCGGCGAGATCCTGTTCTCGTCGTTCTGTGAAGGCGCTCTGGCAGCGCTTCGTGACGTCTCCCCCGAGTACGCCACGGCTGCGCTCGTCTGGGACTCGCTCGAGGACGGGATCGCGATCGCCCGTCGGTACGACTGCGAGGCGATCCATCCGCCACGGAACGCGATCGCCGGGACGGCGACGGTCGACGAGCGCTACGGCGGCTATCCGGCAAGCGAGCCGTCGGTCGACGTCCTCGAGGTCGCTCACGAGGAGGGACGAACCGTCAACGTCTGGACCGTCGAGACGTGGGTGCAGTTCGACGAACTCCGCCGTGTGGGCGTCGACGGGATCATCGCGGACTACCCGGGGCTTGGAAAAAGTGCCGACCGGGGAGAGAATCGATCGCATCGATAG